Within the Streptomyces sp. YIM 121038 genome, the region GTCGCCGCACGGCAACCCGCTGGCCGTCCTGCTGCTCCTCGTCCTCGGTACGGCGGCCTTCTCCGGGCTCGGCCTGCTGATGGCGGGCACGCTCAGGGCGGAGGCGACGCTGGCCGCCGCGAACCTCGTGTTCCTGCTGCTCCTCGTCGGCGGCGGCGTCATCGTGCCGCTCGACCGGTTCCCCGGAGCCGTCGAGTCCGCGCTCGCCCTGCTGCCCATCTCGGCCCTCTCGGACGGTCTGCGCGACGTGCTCCAGGACGGCGCCGCGATGCCGTGGGGCGACCTCGGGATCCTCGCGGTGTGGGCGGTCCTCGGGCTCGGCGCGGCGGCCCGCTTCTTCCGCTGGGAGTAGCCCGTCTTCCGCTGGGAGTAGCCCACGCGCGCCCCACAGGGCGTAACCGGCATCACAGTTGGAGCGGATACGTCCCCCTCGTGAAGCCGTGCACAAGCGGCCCCCTACGATGGGGGCCGTGCCCAAAGTGACCCGAGCCGAAGCCGCCCAGTTCGCGCGCAACCCGCTCGCCTTCATCGCCGAACGCTGGACCCCGACCGGGCGGACCGTCCAGCGCGCGGCCCTCGCCGCCCTCGTGATGACGGTCGTCATCGTGGTCACCGGCGGCGCCGTACGCCTGACGGGATCGGGCCTCGGCTGCCCGACCTGGCCCAAGTGCACCGACGACTCGCTCACCGCGACCAGCGAGATGGGCTTCCACGGCGTCGTCGAGTTCGGCAACCGCATGCTGACGTACGCCCTGTGCGCGGTCGTCGGGTTCGCGATCATCGCGGCCCGCTCGCAGAAGCCGTGGCGGCGCAGCCTGACCCGGTACGGCTGGGCGCAGTTCTGGATCGTCATGGGCAACGCCGTCCTCGGCGGCATCGTCGTGCTCGTCGGCCTCAACCCGTACACGGTCGCGGCGCACTTCCTGCTCTCCACCGCCCTGATCGCGGTCGCCACGGCCACCTGGCAGCGCACCCGTGAGGGCGACGCCCCGACGCGCCCGCTGGTCGGCAAGGCCGTCGCCCAGCTCGTCTGGGTCCTGACCGGGGTGACGGTGCTCCTGATCGCGGTCGGCACGGTCGTGACGGGCGCGGGCCCGCACGCGGGCGACTCCAGCGACGTGCCGCGCATGAAGGTGGACGCCATCGGCCTGGACTGGGAGTCCGTCACCAAGCTGCACGCCGTCCTGGCGTGGATCGTGGTCACGCTGGCCTTCGCCCTGTGGTTCGTCCTCAAGGCGGTCGACGCCCCGGCGGGGCCGCTGGCCCGCACCCGCGACCTGTTCCTGGTGCTGCTCGCGCAGGGCGTCGTGGGCTATGTGCAGTACTTCACGGACCTGCCGGAGGTCCTGGTCGCGGCCCACATGCTGGGCTCGTGCGTGGTGTGGATCGCGGTGCTGCGGGTGCTGCTCTCGCTGCGCGAGCGGCCCGCGACGGCGCCCGAGGTCCCGGCGCAGGCCGACGCGGAGCTGTCCGCGGTCTGAGCGCCGCGCCCGCCCCCCCCTCTCGACGCCCCGCTCCCTCTCGACGCCCCGCCCGCCGTCGCGGCGGGGCGTCACGCGTGTGTGAGGCCGTAGCCCGTCAGTCGTCCGTCAGGCGGTCGCCCCGTCAGGCCGTGGAGCCGTCACTCGTCCGTGAGGCCGTAGACCCGGCGCGCGTTGTCCGCCGCGATCATCGCCGCCACCCGCTGCGCGTCCGCGAGCGACCACGCGCCCTCGGCCACCCAGGTGCCGAGCACCCGGCTGAGCGCCTCGCGGAACAGGGTCGCCCCCACCACGTGCAGCTCCGGCAGGCCGTGGGCGCCGCTGGAGAACAGCAGCTTGCCGAAGGGGGCCAGCTCCAGGATCTCGGCGAGCACGGCCGCCGCACGGGCCCCGGTGCGCACCAGCGCGGGCCCCAGGTCCGCGTACACGTGCGGGAAGACGCCCGCGAGGTGGGCCGCCGCGCGGTGGTGCGGATAGCCGTGCAACAGCACCAGGTCGGTGCCGAGCCCCGCGGTGGCACGGGCGAACGCGCCGAAGGACCGCTGCGGGTCGGCGGCGCCGGTGTGCAGCTGCAGCGGCAGGCCGGAGGCCACGGCGATCCACAGCAGGTGCCGCAGGAGCACGGGGTCGGCGAGCTCCCCGCCCACCTGGCGTCCGGCGAGCCAGCGGCCCGCCGCGCCGCGCACCTCGCCGGGGCCCGGCGGCTCGGGCGGCAGCGGCCGGTCCTCGCGCACCCCCGCGACCGAGGTGAAGGCGACGGCTCCGGCCGCGGCCCCGTGCACGGACTCGGCCAGGTTGGCGAGGAAGGAGTCGACGGTTCCCGAGGTGTCGGCGACCTGCTCGGCGAGCAGTTCGAGGCGCACGATCTCATGGGCCTCCGCGGCCCCGGTGGTCGCGAGCTCCCCGGGACCCGTGAGGTCCCCGGGCAGGCCGGTGTCGACGAGGTACGTGGTGATGCCGCTGCCGCGCAGCAGGCGCCGCCCGGACTCCAGGACGCCCAGTTCCCGGCGGCGGGCCAGATAGCGGGCGGGCGGACAGTGCGGTTCGAGTCCGAGGAGCGGCGGGCACCAGCGGCGTACCGCGAAGCCGGTCTGGGTGTCGAAGAAGGTGGTGCCCGGGGCGGGCGGGCCCTCGCCGCGGCCGAGGTGCGCCTCGAACGTGCCGAGCCCGAGCTCCGTGCGCAGGACGCCGTGGCAGTGCTGGTCCACCAGGGACGGCGTTTCGATCATCCTGGCTCCCCTGCGTGGACCGTACTCCTACGGTCCTAACGGGTGACCGTGGCGACAGGTGTTGCTCGCCTTGTCACTCCGTGCCCGCCCCGGGCGCGTCTCATCCGCCCGAGGGGCCACCGATCTGGATGCCCGCCATGCGCGTCCACTCGTACGGACCCGTCCGCACCTTGGCGGCGAAGTCGCCGTCGAAGTCGTCGTGGACGGTGATCCCGGCCTTCTCCACGGCGCTCAGGGCGATCGCGTGGGTCGGCGCGACGAGGTCGCCCCAGCCGCCGTCCTCGCCGACGAGGACGATGCGGGAGCCCCGCTGCCCGATGTACGCGATCTGCCCCTCGGCGCCGCCGTGGGCCCGCGCGAACGCGGTGATCTGCCGGGCCAGCTTGGCGGCCTTGCGGTCGGCGCGCGCGGCGTCCTTGTCCACCGGGGCCGCCGCGGCCGTCTGCTCGCCCTGCTCTGCCGCCGCGGTGGTGCCCTGCTCCGTGTCTGCCATGGCACAGGATGCTACCGACGGGTAGATCGTTCGGCGACGCCCGGGTGGCGTGGTCTCGGCCACGGTCGCGGCGCCGGTGCGCGCGGCCGTTCCCCCTTGCGGCGGCCCGTGGTAGGACGAGGGCATGTCCGGTCTGCTGGTCGGCGAGGTCGTCCGGTCCGCCGCCGGGGCCGCCCCGCACCGCCCTGCCGTGGTGTTCGGCGGGCGCGTGCTCACCTTCGCCGCCCTCGACGCGGCCGCCGACCGGGCCGCCGGGCACCTGGCGGCCTGCGGTGTGCGCCGCGGCGACCGCGTGGTGTGGCCGTCGGCCGGGGCCCCCGTCGAGTCGCTCCAGGTGTACGCGGGGGCCGCGCGCGCCGGGGCGGTCCTCGTGCCGCTCGGGCCCGACGCGTGGTCGGCCCGTGTCGTGCGGGCTGCGGCGCCGCGCCTGGTCCTGACGGACGCCGGGCGGGCGGCCGAGGGCGCGCGGTTCGCGGCGGCCGCGCGGGCACGGCACGCCGTACTCGCGGACGGCGACGCGCCCGCCCCGCGAGCCGCGTCGCCCGATACGACCGACAGGAACGATACGACCGGCAGGACCGACAGGACCGACAGGACCGGCAGGACCGACAGTGCCAGCAGGCCCGAGCGGCCCGAGCGGACCTGGGACCCTGCGGAGAAGGACCCCCACCTGGTGCTCTTCGCCGGCCCCTGCCGCCCCCACGGCGTCGTCCTGTCGCACCGCGCGAGCGTCCTGCGCGCGCACTGCGG harbors:
- a CDS encoding class I adenylate-forming enzyme family protein, with product MSGLLVGEVVRSAAGAAPHRPAVVFGGRVLTFAALDAAADRAAGHLAACGVRRGDRVVWPSAGAPVESLQVYAGAARAGAVLVPLGPDAWSARVVRAAAPRLVLTDAGRAAEGARFAAAARARHAVLADGDAPAPRAASPDTTDRNDTTGRTDRTDRTGRTDSASRPERPERTWDPAEKDPHLVLFAGPCRPHGVVLSHRASVLRAHCGGRPEVPGALVCGFPAGHWGLWTAVLRQWQARGTVVLPEAPGPGAICAAVREHRATRLVCPPEVWWQVLDTAPHHLATLRSADTETAAGAAPPRLIEAIRTATPAARVRAFLSTPEAGDVAALDHADVRARPGSCGVPAPGVAVRVAGGELWVRGPLLFDGYLRDKEATDAVLRDGWFRTGRAARLDGDGHLHLTDR
- a CDS encoding COX15/CtaA family protein; its protein translation is MGAVPKVTRAEAAQFARNPLAFIAERWTPTGRTVQRAALAALVMTVVIVVTGGAVRLTGSGLGCPTWPKCTDDSLTATSEMGFHGVVEFGNRMLTYALCAVVGFAIIAARSQKPWRRSLTRYGWAQFWIVMGNAVLGGIVVLVGLNPYTVAAHFLLSTALIAVATATWQRTREGDAPTRPLVGKAVAQLVWVLTGVTVLLIAVGTVVTGAGPHAGDSSDVPRMKVDAIGLDWESVTKLHAVLAWIVVTLAFALWFVLKAVDAPAGPLARTRDLFLVLLAQGVVGYVQYFTDLPEVLVAAHMLGSCVVWIAVLRVLLSLRERPATAPEVPAQADAELSAV
- a CDS encoding amidohydrolase family protein is translated as MIETPSLVDQHCHGVLRTELGLGTFEAHLGRGEGPPAPGTTFFDTQTGFAVRRWCPPLLGLEPHCPPARYLARRRELGVLESGRRLLRGSGITTYLVDTGLPGDLTGPGELATTGAAEAHEIVRLELLAEQVADTSGTVDSFLANLAESVHGAAAGAVAFTSVAGVREDRPLPPEPPGPGEVRGAAGRWLAGRQVGGELADPVLLRHLLWIAVASGLPLQLHTGAADPQRSFGAFARATAGLGTDLVLLHGYPHHRAAAHLAGVFPHVYADLGPALVRTGARAAAVLAEILELAPFGKLLFSSGAHGLPELHVVGATLFREALSRVLGTWVAEGAWSLADAQRVAAMIAADNARRVYGLTDE